TATCATTAGATTCATCATACTGAGCAGAGCTTGAATGGGCTTCTCTGCAGTAGACTTCAATGCTTGTAAAGAGATGACAAACTCCCTGCAAAGGATTCACATATAAATGGTTCTTTCAGACATTCACTTTTTGTTTCAGTAGCCTAAAGACAGTAGACGGAAAATGAATATGAAAAGGGAGAGAAATCAGGAGCTTTGGTTATATTCATTCAGAACATTACAGATAGAATGGTACACTTCAATCAGGTCTGTCAGAGTTCTGCCATTAGATCTTTTATGTTAAATCACATATTATAACTGAGACACGTTTTAAATCTTAGCCTAGACAAATATACAGCTATCGAATCCGAGTTGTTAACCCAAAACCTCAACACCAAACACTTCCTTTAGGATCTTAAGTCGAATAGAAGAAGTAGACATTAGTctcaacaatcaaacaagaacaataaAAACGTAGAAAGCAACAATACCTCGAACGACAAAAGGTTAAACGCCAAAATGCAACGACGAACGAACATTCCCAAGTTACTATTCGGATCCAAAATAATCTGATCATCTTGCGCAGCTCCTGAATCAAGGCTCCCGAGTATTCCTACATACAAAAGATTTGATAACTAATAAGACTCAAACATGATGAAAACAGACTCTTAGAGGAAACGAGCAGAGCTAACCTCGCATGTCATTAAAGAAGTTCAATAGGTCATCTGGTGAAGTCAGAGAGGAAAATCTATTAGTTAAATGGTCAGTGAGCCACGCATCCATGTCTTCCCCAACCTCCCTCAACTGGTTGATGAGATCTTCCAGCTTCGGCTCAAATATATCATCGCAAGACTGCAATCGATAAGTCTGGTCAGTTCAATTATGAGCCTTGAAATCGTTAACACAAGATGTATATGAAATAAAGTCGATAGAGCAGCGTAAGCTCCGAGTATAAGAGAATGTATGAGGTAATGCGATTTTCGAAGAGAAAACGAAGGGCGGAACCTTGGTGAGAGAGAGCAAGTAGAGGCCGAGGCGGTTGTGCTGAGAAATGGAAGAGAAAGGGAAGGGGAGAGACATCTGAGCAGAGGGCGCGTATAATTGCAGGAGAATGCAAACGGAGATCTTGTGCGGAGTCACAGCAAAAGCGCCCGCTGTTCTCGTTAATCCAGCCATCTCTGTCGCCGCCGGTAAAATACAATCTCTCTCTCGCCGGTTATTTCCTCCGAGAAGCAGACGGGATTAGGTCACTGGGGGGGGATTTacttattttgaagttttgactcGAGTCTGTCACCGGGAAAGGTTTGAaatgaattaacaaaaatctTTGAGAACCGGTTCTTTCATGCCGTCCGGTTAAGAGCATCGGTTACCTAGAGGCCGTGTGTTAAACcgctataaaatataaatttacaacTATACTAACAACGACGGGGATGTAGCTCAGATGGTAGAGCGCTCGCTTAGCATGCGAGAGGTACGGGGATCGATACCCCGCATCTccactttttattttatgttattatccgatttttttttttgtaaactatttttcattagGCCTCattattaatttgtatttatttttccttgttCCTCCCACATGGTCACGTGAATCAcgtttaattttcattttcaaaccTAACTTGGTCGTTGACTTTGAACATTTCAcaagttttaacttttaagaagAAACTGTTAGTTAATCTCTGCAATCATTATCTTTGCAtaaacgagaaaaaaaaaacaatggagTCGAAGGCCACTGTTGCATTGGATCGTTCAGTTCAGCTGAAAGCATTCGACGAGACAAAGACCGGCGTGAAAGGCCTCGTCGAGGCCGGTATCTCCGAGATTCCCGCCATCTTCCGTGCACCTCCGGCTACTATAAAAACCCCAACACCACCTTCCTCGTCGCAGTTCACTATCCCAACGATCGATCTCCAAGGAGGCAGCACCGACTCTACCTCGCGCCGGAGCTTGGTGGAGAAGATCGGAGACGCGGCTGAGAGATGGGGCTTCTTCCAGGTGATCAATCACGGTATCCCACTCGATGTGATGGAAAGGATGAAAGAAGGGGTTCGTGAGTTTCACGAGCTAGACCCGGAGGTGAGGAAAGGGTTCTACTCTCGAGATCCAAGTAATAAGTTGGTTTACAGTAGCAACTTCGATCTGTATAGCTCACCGGCTGCTAACTGGAGAGATACACTCGGTTGCTATACGGCTCCAGATCCTCCTAGACCGGAGGACTTGCCAGCCGCTTGTGGGTATGATTCGAAACTTGTTTTAAtcagatataaaataaaacggTAACAATCAAATAGTAGACGATCATAGATAGATTCATTTTTAGacttctgaaaaaaaaattgaattaagcGCTATGGTTTTCATAAAGGAAGGAGATTAAGACCATACTAAGCATATGTCGGAATCTCTGTCTCCATTACAAGAACTCAACAAATGAATAAGACGTATCTTtaatgtttttgtgttttttttggtgGGAGAATTTGTTAGGGAGGTGATGATTGAATACTCAAAGGAAGTGATGAAAGTAGGTAAAATGCTTTTTGAGCTTCTCTCAGAAGCTCTAGGATTAAACACTAATCACCTCAAGGACATGGATTGCACCAACTCATTGCTGCTACTAGGCCATTATTACCCACCGTGTCCTCAACCAGACCTTACTTTAGGCTTAACCAAACACTCGGACAACTCTTTTCTCACGGTGCTTCTTCAAGACAATGTAGGAGGGCTACAAGTTCTCCATGACCAATACTGGGTTGATGTTCCTCCTGTCCCTGGAGCTCTTGTCATCAACGTTGGAGACCTTCTCCAGGTTAACTAACTAAACTaccttttttttagtttgatcAATTGTTTTAATCTTATTAGGGGCATATGTGCAGCTTATTACAAACGGAAAGTTCATAAGCGTGGAGCATCGTGTTTTGGCGAATGGAGCTGGACCTCGTATCTCAGTGGCGTGCTTCTTCAGTTCGTATTTGATGGCTAATCCTAGAGTTTATGGGCCTATCAAAGAGCTTTTGTCGGAAGAAAACCCACCCATATATAGAGACACCACCATTACAGAGTATTCAAAGTTCTACAGATCCAAAGGTTTCGATGGTACCTCTGGACTACTATACCTCAAGATCTAAAGAATGCACGTTGGAATTTAATAATGATGCGTACCCTGTAATAGCTTTTTGTTTAATAAGACTGTGAGAGAGTGGGCCAGAAACTGTCACAAACCGTTCATTTTCTATCAAACTTATTACAATATTATCTATGGTCAGTGACTTTTATGTAGCAAGTGGTCACATGTCTATCAATGATATCTATAACCAGTGGTTTTGCTGTAAattcaaggaaaaaaaaaacaataagtttttcttttgtatcagattgttctattatttttttaaacacaaagaACTCTATGGAGACGACCAAGATTGGTTCATTCGATCGTATCAGTGAGCTTAAAGCTTTCGACGAGACGAAGACAGGTGTGAAAGGACTCGTCGACGccggaataacacagcttccacGCATCTTCCACGACTCACCTTCCAACTTAGCAAACCCCAAGCCGCCTTCCTCTGACTTGCTACATCTCACGACCATCCCAACGATAGATCTCGAAGGACGAGTCTTCGAGGACGAGACTAAGCGAAAGAATACGGTTGATGGGATTAGAGACGCAGCAGAGAAGTGGGGTTTCTTCCAGGTGGTCAACCATGGCGTTCCCCTCGATCTTTTGGAGAGGATGAAAGATGGAGTTCGAAGGTTTAACGAGCAAGCCCCTGAAGTGAAGAAACAATACTACAGCCGAGATTTTAGGAGAGAGTTTGTGTATACAAGTAACTTCGATCTCTACACTTCATCAGCTGCATGTTGGAGAGACACTTTCTCTTGTTACATGGCTCCAAATCCTCCCAAACCACAAGATCTGCCAGCGATCTGTAGGTACAACATGACTTCATTTACTTTTAACCTGATGGCATATAATCTCTCTTGTGTTCGTTCATATGGTGAAAAGTGTTTTCAGGGATGTAATGTTGGAATACTCAAAGCAAGCGATGAGTTTGGGAGAGTTTCTGTTTGAGCTTATATCAGAAGCTCTAGGCTTGAACCCTAATCACCTCAAGGACATTGATTGCTCCAAGGGCTTGCGCATGCTCTGCCATTACTACCCACCCTGTCCTGAGCCTGACCTAACTTTAGGCACCACTAAACACAGCGACATCGCTTTTCTTACTGTCCTCCTTCCAGATCAGATCGAAGGGCTTCAAGTTCTCCGTGAAGGGTACTGGTTCGATGTTCCTCCTGTTCCCGGTGCACTCATCATCAACGTCGGAGACCTTCTGCAGGCAAGTTTTTGTTCACAATCAATCAGTGCCTTCTGTTCAGATTTGTCTCGGCTCGTAACAAAGTTGTTTTGGTTGGTCTGATGCAGCTTGTAACAAACGACAAGTTCATCAGTTCAGAACACAGAGTGTTGGCAAACAGAGCTACAAAAGCTAGAGTCTCGGTCGGCTGTTTCTTCACAACCGGCATTAGACCGAATCCTAGAATATACGGACCAATTAGAGAGCTTGTGTCTGAAAATAACCCTCCGAAGTACAGAGAGATCACCGTTAAGGAGTTGGCTGCTCACCGCGATGCCAAAGGACTTGACGGATCTAATTTGctccattttaaaatatgagGAGAACATGGTGAgcttactattttttttattcaacatGGATATGTAAATCATGTCTACGTTTGTAGATTATAATTACTTTTGAGAAAATTATCAAAAGAGTGCTGAGGAAGGTTTATAAACATCACTGTTTATACTTTttactctaaaaaaaaaaaatcttatgaaGTTCAATAAAAGCCGGAATCATGATATCCGTACGTAAGTATCACTGTTCTGTACGAGGGCCAAGTTTCAGAAGGAAACTACCGAGCTTGGTTTTCACTCAATGCTGAATCTTCGATATGTCCGAGTCTTTCTTCATTCTCCATCACTTCAAGTTTATGTATCACACACATTTTATAAGTCGCGTGTCTCTTCTCCTAGGCTAGTTGAGATTTAAGGTTAGTACCTTCGAGGGAATAAACTAAGCATATGTCGGAATCTCTGTCTCTATTGTAAGAATTCAACAAATGAATAAAACGTGTCTTtgatgtgtttgtttttttggtggGAGATTTTGTTAGAGAGGTGATGATTGAATACTCAAAGGAAGTGATGAAAGTGGGTAAAATGCTATTCCAGCTTCTCTCAGAAGCTCTAGGGTTAAACACTAATCACCTCAAGGACATGGACTGCACCAATTCATTGCTGCTGCTAGGCCATTATTACCCTCCGTGTCCTACCAGACCTGACTGTAGGCTTAAATTCAGATTTTatggtttataaaaaaaattatgattaaaagtaaagtttagttttgtaatttaAGGTTTGGATGTTGGAACAAGAGGTTTAGGGTTAACGTTTAGTAtctaaatctattaaaacagagtcCTATTTTTTTATCTACCCAAGAAagttcattttaaattttggactcTTTCAGTTTCCTTACTAGACTACCTTATATATTGGAGCCGTATAAATTTGTtatcataataactatataCATGCTGATTAAATAACATAACTGGTTCACTTTAACTAGACCAACATATAATATACTAAGCCCTTCCGAAATTAAATGatatgttaaataaataacataaccCGTTGACTTTAATTAAACCAAACTCTATCGTACAAAACCATCCAAACTTGCACGATATATTATTAGATATAATAACTTTAATGTCAGATTATGAGTTATTTGGTTCATCTTTCAACGTACAGAACATTCCAAtaggtgaaaaaaaaatttaaaacaacaatatacATTGCATACAAGCTACTCTCATATAGAGTTTTGATCATGGTCACTGTTTATATTACATATGTTTAGTTTGATCtattaaaaccaaaatttgAATTAAACACTTCCAGTCATATCAACGGTTTTATTCAGATATTTTTAGATTATAAATCGTAAACTAAAATACTCTAACCACATCAATAGGGAGATTTTATCAAATCTAAACTAACGTGTCTTGCAAAAAAATcctataaaatatgaaaaccgGAATAtgctataaatatatttcatttatgGAATTCAGAATATCTTCACAATACATTAATCTAACGTGACTTGCAAACAAAAACTGAATATCTAAACTACCTTTAACAGCTcctaaaaaatatgaaaatcggAATATGCTATagatctctttttgtttttgaattcacaatatttttatcaatacCATTAAACCTTATTTTATAACCAAATCACTATAAAACATCTTCCTTCGCCTCATATTTTCTATAGTCATGCCTTGAAAGGTCATAGTCATGCTCGATCTACAAATAGAGTATAAAGATCTATCAGATCAAGATACCAATCCGATTTGGAGGTTTTATAACCCTGATCGTTTAATATGATAGTATACAGACAAAAACAATCCTACCTTAATGACAGTAGATCGATTGTGAAGATGATAGAGTGAACGATTTTGAATTTCTCATCAGCAAACGGGGGTAGATTCAACaaattttgtttgttgttaTCGAGAAGACGATTACGAGGACGATATCACCGACAGAGAAGACCAAGAAAGTAAagttgttaagtttttttttccgacaCGTTAAAGTTGTTCACCTTCCCGGAAAAAAATTAACTTTGggctttattttgtttttcttggtCTTCTGTAACTAATGGACCAATTTCATTAGACTAAAAATCTAATTCCTTCCAAATTAATGGGTCTATTACGTCTATCAAGTTGATCATATGGCCCAAAGGTGTTTATATTTgtttgattaaattaaaaagaaaagaaaaacaaccaAATGTGTGCATATATTCATGACAAGTcttaacaacaaaacaaaataaaattataaggaGTTCTCCAAAAACGTAAATGGTAAAGAAGaagtatattataaataaaaactcaaaatgaaATAATCTaatctcaaataatttaaaaatattatttaaaaacaaaatacacaaaaatctgaatcaccagaatatttttatcaaaatataaacgTCACTGaattatccaattttttttatccgaGAACCAAAAAAActgatatttaataatataaaatacccaaattttatgatttttaaatcaaattaacaGAAAAATGGAACATTACCGGAACCAAATAGAATCTAAAATTATCTCGGATATTAGctgattttgaattttgttatccaaactgaaaacaaaaaaaaaagaaccggaataaaatcaaattttctaaaaatccgAATGGATCTCTAAAATCGAACCATGGAACCGAAACCATAAACCAAATGCCCATGACTAATATGAATAATtctaataaaaatttacaaaaacaataTCCGCGCACAGCGCGGGTCTGTATCTAGTTTTGGATTAAagttgaaaaataataaatttgaaaactagatataaaatttgtagttaattttttaataatttagatttGAAACTTTGTTTAGAGTATTGAATCTATTGTTTGTGTTTGAAGTTAGGATTTAGGATAGAgtttgattataaattaaagATTTGTGCTTAGAAAATTATAGTctaagattaagaaaattatattttgagtttaattttaaaatttgaagttataatatgaaaaaattagaattttaaGGGTTGtctttagagtttagggtttaaaaccatgtttagggtttaagagtTCAAATTGATTTTCTTAGCATTAGAAAAATGCTATTATTTGTCTTGGATAGCAATAATGAAATCGTTTAAAAAATGTCTTTGTGTGTAAGTCTAACTCTCCGCTAAGTATTAGCAGAATTAGTGATTTTATCTTTCTTCTCACTTAGTTTTCAGAATAACATTAATTATTCGATTCTATTGTCTAAAGCTACTATATAATACGAAAATTTCTTAATCATTTACAATAGCAGTTTAGTAAAACGTACTCTAACAACATGCTATcgacatagtttttttttctagtgtTCTTCAAGAACAAGTCGGAGGGCTACAAGTTCTCCATGATCAATACTGGGTTGATGTTCCTACTGTCCCTGGAGCTCTTGTAGTCAACGTTGGAGACCTTCTCCAGGATAACTAactaaacttctttttttttgcttgatcAATGTTTTAATCTTATTGGGGCATTTATGCAGCGCGCTTATTACAAACGGCAAGTTCATAAGCGTGGAGCATCGTGTTTTAGCCAACGGAGCTGGACCGCGTATCTCAGTGGCGTGCTTCTTCAGTTCGTATTTGATGGCAAATCCTCGAGTTTATGGACCTATCATTCAAAGAGCTTTTGTCTGAACAAAACCCTACCATATATAGAGACACCACTATTACAGAGTATTCAAAGTTCTACAGATCCAAAGGATTCGATGGTACCTATGGATTACTGTATCTCAAGATCTAAAGATTGCacgtttatgttttaataaggATGCACATGCACGTTTATGTTTAATAAGGATGCGTATAGGACTTTGGTTTCCCTGTAATAAAGTCTTGTTTAATTAAAAACCAGTGGGGCAGAAACTGTCACAAACCGTTTATTTTCTATCAAACTTATTACAATCTATGGTCAGTGATTTTTCTGTAACAAGTGGTCACATGTCTATCGATGATAATCTATAACCAGTGGTTTGCTGTAAATCCAAGAcaataaaataagtttttttttaacgaacACTATGGAGACGACGAAGATTGCTGCATTGGATCGTATCAGTGAGCTTAAAGCTTTCGACGAGAGGAAGGCAGGTGTGAAAGGACTCGTCGACGctggaataacacagcttccacGACTCGCCTTCCAACT
Above is a window of Brassica napus cultivar Da-Ae chromosome A10, Da-Ae, whole genome shotgun sequence DNA encoding:
- the LOC106427011 gene encoding 1-aminocyclopropane-1-carboxylate oxidase homolog 2-like gives rise to the protein MISITSGFAVNSRKKKTISFSFVSDCSIIFLNTKNSMETTKIGSFDRISELKAFDETKTGVKGLVDAGITQLPRIFHDSPSNLANPKPPSSDLLHLTTIPTIDLEGRVFEDETKRKNTVDGIRDAAEKWGFFQVVNHGVPLDLLERMKDGVRRFNEQAPEVKKQYYSRDFRREFVYTSNFDLYTSSAACWRDTFSCYMAPNPPKPQDLPAICRDVMLEYSKQAMSLGEFLFELISEALGLNPNHLKDIDCSKGLRMLCHYYPPCPEPDLTLGTTKHSDIAFLTVLLPDQIEGLQVLREGYWFDVPPVPGALIINVGDLLQLVTNDKFISSEHRVLANRATKARVSVGCFFTTGIRPNPRIYGPIRELVSENNPPKYREITVKELAAHRDAKGLDGSNLLHFKI
- the LOC106427012 gene encoding 1-aminocyclopropane-1-carboxylate oxidase homolog 1, with the protein product MESKATVALDRSVQLKAFDETKTGVKGLVEAGISEIPAIFRAPPATIKTPTPPSSSQFTIPTIDLQGGSTDSTSRRSLVEKIGDAAERWGFFQVINHGIPLDVMERMKEGVREFHELDPEVRKGFYSRDPSNKLVYSSNFDLYSSPAANWRDTLGCYTAPDPPRPEDLPAACGEVMIEYSKEVMKVGKMLFELLSEALGLNTNHLKDMDCTNSLLLLGHYYPPCPQPDLTLGLTKHSDNSFLTVLLQDNVGGLQVLHDQYWVDVPPVPGALVINVGDLLQLITNGKFISVEHRVLANGAGPRISVACFFSSYLMANPRVYGPIKELLSEENPPIYRDTTITEYSKFYRSKGFDGTSGLLYLKI